In one window of Nicotiana tabacum cultivar K326 chromosome 12, ASM71507v2, whole genome shotgun sequence DNA:
- the LOC107768589 gene encoding putative carbohydrate esterase At4g34215 — protein MAGQGGVSYGYWDGIVPIESQPNPDNILRFRVNTKWEIAHEPLNYGVDCLSNCGVGPGMAFANAILKKVPNFGAIGLVPCSRVKISLRDGGTLRALLWYHGESDSKDKYTAKYYKSKFEKFVQDLRTELNSPLLPVVVVVLHHPKQPFVGEFVDVVREAQFDIDLPNVIKVDAKGLPLNSDGIHITTQGQVKLGNMMAEAFLRAKFASAKNNSNKDLSYDVLVYRLTSSFNP, from the exons ATGGCAGGTCAAGGTGGAGTAAGCTACGGTTATTGGGATGGTATTGTACCTATTGAATCCCAACCAAATCCAGATAATATTCTTCGATTTAGAGTGAATACAAAGTGGGAAATAGCACATGAACCCCTTAATTATGGAGTTGATTGTCTTTCTAATTGTGGAGTTGGTCCTGGTATGGCTTTTGCTAATGCAATTCTAAAAAAAGTTCCAAATTTTGGAGCTATTGGTTTAGTGCCATGTTCTAG GGTTAAGATTTCTCTTAGAGATGGAGGAACACTTAGAGCACTTCTGTGGTATCATGGTGAGAGTGATTCAAAGGACAAATACACTGCTAAATATTACAAATCCAAATTTGAGAAGTTTGTTCAAGACCTACGTACTGAATTGAATTCTCCTCTACTTCCTGTTGTTGTG gTTGTTCTACACCATCCTAAACAACCGTTTGTAGGAGAATTTGTAGATGTAGTGAGAGAAGCACAATTTGATATTGATCTCCCAAATGTAATAAAGGTTGACGCTAAGGGTCTACCACTGAATTCGGATGGCATTCATATCACAACCCAAGGCCAAGTCAAACTTGGTAATATGATGGCTGAGGCATTTCTCAGAGCCAAATTTGCATCTGCTAAAAATAATTCTAACAAAGATTTATCATATGATGTACTAGTCTATCGACTTACTTCTTCCTTCAACCCTTAA
- the LOC107768585 gene encoding uncharacterized protein LOC107768585 has protein sequence MAHEVYNFGEGVVGKVAADNSHKWVFKDAPNEKDSSFICSWNLSIEPQPRAWEVQFNSGIQTIAIISVREGIIQLGSFNKVVEDLNLVVSIQRKFSYLQSIPGIYAIQRPYLPIQHPYTYKPKDTTLVNATDHQMDDKNQLIGPKRLQGERLQEFPVKAINIGYNSPQGMASLPLWSIPSLLPSMPSNVGAFLSKAPSSYANAVHDSIFHDGVMRMTDTSQNIKVDGLDHLKFEAAEEDDKFSLDHTMSQ, from the exons atggctcaTGAGGTTTATAATTTTGGTGAAGG AGTGGTGGGCAAAGTTGCAGCAGATAATAGTCATAAATGGGTGTTTAAAGATGCCCCAAACGAAAAAGATTCAAGCTTTATTTGCTCATGGAATCTATCCATTGAACCT CAACCAAGAGCCTGGGAAGTTCAGTTCAATTCAGGCATTCAG ACTATCGCGATTATATCTGTTAGGGAAGGAATCATTCAGCTTGGCTCCTTTAATAAG GTTGTTGAAGATCTTAATTTAGTAGTAAGCATTCAGAGGAAATTCAGCTACCTCCAAAGTATACCGGGCATTTATGCAATTCAAAGACCATATTTGCCAATTCAACATCCATACACTTACAAGCCAAAAGATACCACTTTAGTTAACGCGACGGATCATCAAATGGATGATAAAAACCAGTTAATTGGCCCGAAAAGACTTCAGGGTGAACGATTACAAGAGTTTCCAGTTAAGGCCATAAACATAGGTTATAATAGCCCACAAGGCATGGCTAGTCTACCTTTATGGTCAATTCCTTCTCTTTTGCCTTCAATGCCTAGTAACGTTGGCGCTTTTCTTTCTAAAGCGCCATCTAGTTATGCCAATGCAGTACATGACAGTATTTTTCATGACGGAGTTATGAGGATGACCGATACAAGCCAGAACATCAAGGTTGATGGATTGGATCATTTAAAGTTTGAGGCAGCCGAGGAAGATGACAAATTTTCCTTAGACCATACAATGAGTCAGTGA
- the LOC107768586 gene encoding protein RER1A produces MDVGGGKVAGDGVSSAVSQWTLTLSQRYQHLLDKSTPQVLHRWIFFAVIALIYVIRVFMVQGFYIITYALGIYIIQLLIAFLSPQVDPEVEGGPTLPTRGSDEFRPFVRRLPEFKFWYSLTKAVCIAFVLTFFSAFDVPVFWPILLFYWLVLFISTMKRQIMHMVKYKYVPFTFGKQRYGKKKPSTDEAGASRP; encoded by the exons ATGGACGTCGGTGGCGGGAAAGTCGCCGGCGACGGTGTTTCCTCCGCCGTATCACAATGGACCTTAACCCTATCACAGCGGTATCAACACCTGCTGGATAAATCAACACCTCAAGTCCTGCATCGGTGGATCTTCTTCGCAGTGATCGCTTTGATCTACGTAATACGCGTGTTCATGGTTCAAGGCTTCTACATTATTACGTATGCCTTAGGAATCTACATAATCCAGCTCCTTATTGCTTTCCTTTCACCTCAAGTCGATCCGGAAGTTGAGGGCGGTCCCACACTTCCCACTCGCGGTTCCGATGAGTTTCGTCCTTTCGTTCGTCGCCTTCCTGAGTTTAAATTCTG GTACTCACTAACAAAAGCTGTCTGCATTGCTTTTGTATTGACATTCTTCAGTGCCTTTGACGTGCCTGTATTTTGGCCAATTTTATTATTCTATTGGTTGGTGCTGTTCATTTCAACAATGAAGAGGCAGATAATGCACATGGTCAAATATAAATATGTTCCCTTCACATTTGGCAAGCAG CGTTATGGGAAGAAGAAGCCATCAACTGATGAGGCCGGTGCTTCCAGACCTTGA
- the LOC107799785 gene encoding mannose-P-dolichol utilization defect 1 protein homolog 2: MVELKFLGMDFGCVMGSLSKGEFPEKNCLFPLISKLLGYVIVAASTTVKLPQILKILQHKSVRGLSVVSFELEVTGYTIALAYCLHKGLPFSAFGEYVFLLIQAIILVAIIYYFSLPLGTKTWIRALLYCAVAPTLLAGQIDPILFEALYASQHAIFLFSRIPQIWKNFTNRSTGELSFLTFFMNFGGSMVRVFTSLQEKAPMSVVMGSVIGILMNGTILSQILLYPAPAPKKGKKTD, from the exons ATGGTAGAGCTCAAATTTCTTGGTATGGATTTTGGTTGTGTAATGGGATCCCTTAGCAAAGGTGAATTCCCAGAAAAAAATTGTTTGTTTCCCTTAATATCCAAGCTCCTGGGCTACGTCATTGTTGCTGCCTCCACCACTGTTAAACTTCCTCAG ATATTAAAAATTTTACAGCACAAAAGTGTTAGAGGGCTTAGTGTTGTGAGCTTCGAGCTAGAAGTAACTGGTTATACCATTGCTTTAGCATATTGCCTTCACAAAGGACTTCCATTTTCAGCTTTTGGAGAGTATGTTTTTCTTTTGATTCAAG CTATCATATTGGTTGCGATCATCTATTATTTTTCTCTGCCTTTGGGAACAAAGACATGGATTAGAGCATTACT ATATTGTGCTGTCGCTCCAACTCTTTTGGCAGGTCAAATTGATCCAATCCTTTTTGAGGCCTTATAT GCCTCTCAGCatgcaatttttcttttttcaaggATTCCACAGATCTGGAAGAATTTTACG AACAGAAGTACTGGGGAGCTAAGCTTCTTAACCTTTTTTATGAACTTTGGTGGTTCCATGG TTAGAGTGTTTACCAGCCTCCAAGAGAAAGCTCCAATGAGTG TTGTCATGGGATCTGTGATTGGTATACTGATGAATGGTACCATCTTGAGTCAAATTCTCTTGTATCCAGCACCAGCACCTAAGAAAGGGAAGAAGACAGATTAG